AACAGTACCCCTCCCAGTGCCCGTCGAGCCCGCAGCCGCAGGTCATGAACCCGTGCGGGTCGACGGTCATGTGGCCGACCTCCCCCGCGTTACCGTCCCAGCCGGAGAGGACGTTGCCGTCGACGGAGACGCCGGCGCCGATACCGGAGGAGATGGTGAGATACACCAGGTCGTCGGGGTTGCGCTCGGCGTGGAACCGCTCGCCGATGACGCCGGCGACGGTGTCGTTGTGCAGGTGGATCTCGTCGGTGTCTAAAAGCTGTGAGACGGGGCCGACGAGGGGGATCCGCTCGACGGTGTCGGGGAGGTTCGCCGGGCCCTGTACGACCCCCGCCGCGAGGTCGAGCGGGCCGATCGAGCCGACGCCGGCGGCGACCGCCTCGCTCGGGTCGATCTCGGCGTCTTCGCACGCGCCGCGGACCACGCCGAGAACCGCCTCGGTGACGGCGATCCCGCTCGGACCGCGAGGCGTCCCCCGCTCGTCGGAGCCGAGGATAGTCGCTGTCTCGTCGCCGACGACCGCCCGGACGTTCGTCGCGCCGAGGTCGACGCCCACGTAATACATCGGCTAATAGCGCGACCCGGTGTCACTTAAGCGGGACGCTTCTCGCAACGCCCCGCCGGCGACCGAACGCGCCCGCGGCCGGCGGCGACGACCGAACACGCCCGCGGCCGGCGGCGACGACCGCCGCTCGCCCGTCTCCCTGCCATCTCCGTCGCTTAGGCGGCGACGTCACGCACGAACGTCACCGGGCACGGCGACGAGAGCAGGACCTCCTGTGCGACGCTCCCGAAGACGGCCTTCCCGGTCGGGGACCGGCCGCGTCCGCCGACGACGACGCGGTCCGCGCCGACCTCCTCGGCCGCCTCGACGACGCCGTCGGCGCGGTCGCCGACCGCACCGCGGATCGTGTGCGAGACGCCCGCCTCGCTGAGCGCCTTCGAGAGCGCCCGCGTGCTGGTGTGCCGCTCCGCGACGGCGGTGGGGGTCGAGCCCTCGCTCGCCCGGTCGACGCCGAGCCGCGACCTGACCGCGTCGAACTCCTCGTCGCTGAACACGTG
This genomic window from Halorubrum sp. PV6 contains:
- a CDS encoding ROK family protein; this encodes MYYVGVDLGATNVRAVVGDETATILGSDERGTPRGPSGIAVTEAVLGVVRGACEDAEIDPSEAVAAGVGSIGPLDLAAGVVQGPANLPDTVERIPLVGPVSQLLDTDEIHLHNDTVAGVIGERFHAERNPDDLVYLTISSGIGAGVSVDGNVLSGWDGNAGEVGHMTVDPHGFMTCGCGLDGHWEGYCSGNNIPKYARELHAEDPIETSLPIEDPDFSAVDVFEAAGEDTFADHVIDQVAHWNAMGVANVIHAYAPLVVSVGGAVALNNPDRILDPIREKLAEMVFINVPEVRLTELGDEVVVKGALASALTGGTGDRSRVDSPP
- a CDS encoding universal stress protein; protein product: MSIETVLVAVGTGDEPQTERLAAEAIAIAEASDAEIVVTHVFSDEEFDAVRSRLGVDRASEGSTPTAVAERHTSTRALSKALSEAGVSHTIRGAVGDRADGVVEAAEEVGADRVVVGGRGRSPTGKAVFGSVAQEVLLSSPCPVTFVRDVAA